One part of the Lotus japonicus ecotype B-129 chromosome 2, LjGifu_v1.2 genome encodes these proteins:
- the LOC130738658 gene encoding probable cyclic nucleotide-gated ion channel 20, chloroplastic, producing the protein MPQFDKDGVPVLLETHAQQSDEFMDSNCRRLSYRTRSASISIPMVPIEPYEGGTHLVGHTGPLRSVRKPPSGQMSGPLYATTAGAGNHFQHSIAVPGKKAVEGKTQQLSTFDGTDENLWNNNYDRKNEHLLRSGQLGMCNDPYCTTCPTYIKASQKGNPKVSTVFDSKFHNSLYGEAKGFGRKLFSFCSSCVPGVMNPHAKVVQQWNKFLAMFCLMAIFVDPLFFFLFYVRKDSNCIVIDLTMTKILLLLRSINDVVYLLNILLQFRLAYVSPESTVVGAGDLVDNPKKIALNYVKGYFFFDLFVVSPPLPQIMILFVLPTSLGSPGPNSTKNVLHVAVLLQYVPRLFRFLPLLIGQSPTGFIFESAWVNFVINLLIFMLSGHVVGSCWYLFGLQRVNQCLQNVCHSSIKHGCTELIDCDSRMGQMSAMWRNNTNATACLNSTSGSFPYGIYDRAVALTTETKVVKKYVFALFWGFQQISTLAGNQNPSYFEWEVLFTMAIIGLGLLLFALLIGNIQNFLQALGRRRLEMQLRGRDVEQWMSHRRLPEGLRRKVRQAERYSWAATRGVNEEMLLENLPEDLQTDIRRHLFKFAKKVRIFALMDEPILDAIRERLKQKTYIKGSRILSRGSLVEKMVFVVRGKLESIGEDGIGVPLSEGDACGEELLTWYLENSSVSKDGKKVRLPGQRLLSNRTVRCLTNVEAFSLHAADLEEVTFLFTRFLRSPQVQGALRYESPYWRSLAANRIQVAWRYRKKRLGRARANISQSDQTPKS; encoded by the exons ATGCCTCAATTCGACAAAGATGGGGTGCCGGTGCTGTTGGAAACACATGCTCAACAATCTGATGAATTCATGGATTCTAATTGCCGGAGGCTCTCATACAGGACACGGAGTGCATCAATTTCTATTCCGATGGTCCCCATTGAACCATATGAGGGAGGAACTCATCTTGTTGGACATACTGGTCCACTTCGTAGTGTGAGAAAACCACCCTCTGGGCAGATGAGTGGTCCACTATATGCTACCACTGCAGGAGCTGGAAATCATTTTCAGCACAGTATAGCTGTGCCAGGAAAAAAAGCAGTGGAGGGCAAGACACAACAACTTTCAACTTTTGATGGTACAGATGAGAATCTTTGGAACAACAACTATGATAGAAAAAATGAACACTTACTGAGGTCTGGGCAGCTGGGAATGTGTAATGATCCTTATTGCACTACTTGCCCTACTTATATTAAGGCTTCTCAGAAAGGAAATCCAAAGGTTTCGACTGTGTTTGATTCCAAG TTCCATAATTCTCTTTATGGGGAGGCAAAAGGTTTTGGAAGAAAACTTTTTTCTTTCTGCTCTTCATGTGTTCCTGGAGTTATGAACCCTCACGCTAAAGTTGTACAACAATGGAACAAGTTTCTGGCCATGTTTTGCTTGATGGCGATTTTTGTTGATccattatttttcttcttattctATGTGAGGAAG GATTCTAACTGTATTGTTATCGACCTGACAATGACAAAAATACTTCTTTTACTTCGAAGCATAAATGATGTTGTATATTTATTGAACATTCTTCTCCAG TTTAGGTTGGCTTATGTTTCACCTGAATCAACGGTGGTTGGGGCTGGAGATTTAGTTGACAATCCCAAAAAAATTGCTCTTAATTACGTGAAgggttactttttttttgacttATTTGTCGTATCACCACCTCTACCTCAG ATAATGATACTTTTTGTCCTACCGACTTCCTTGGGATCACCAGGACCAAATTCTACTAAGAATGTTCTACATGTAGCAGTCCTTTTGCAGTATGTTCCCAGATTATTCAGGTTTTTGCCTCTGCTAATTGGCCAGTCTCCAACTGGATTCATATTTGAGTCAGCATGGGTGAATTTCGTCATAAATCTTCTCATTTTTATGCTATCTGGCCATGTTGTTGGATCTTGCTGGTACCTCTTTGGTTTACAG AGGGTTAATCAATGTTTGCAAAATGTCTGCCATAGTTCTATTAAACATGGATGCACGGAATTGATTGATTGTGATTCTAGGATGGGCCAGATGTCAGCTATGTGGAGAAACAATACAAATGCCACTGCTTGTTTGAATTCCACATCTGGTTCTTTCCCTTATGGGATATATGACAGAGCTGTAGCACTTACTACAGAAACTAAGGTGGTCAAGAAATATGTGTTTGCACTGTTTTGGGGCTTCCAA CAAATCAGTACTCTGGCCGGTAATCAAAATCCAAGCTATTTTGAGTGGGAGGTCCTTTTTACAATGGCCATCATAGGATTGGGACTTTTGCTTTTTGCGCTTCTCATTGGAAACATACAGAACTTTCTTCAGGCTCTTGGACGGAG GAGGCTAGAGATGCAACTTAGAGGCCGTGATGTTGAGCAATGGATGAGCCACCGTCGCTTGCCAGAAGGTCTCAGAAG GAAAGTACGTCAGGCTGAACGGTATAGTTGGGCTGCAACAAGGGGGGTTAATGAAGAAATGCTTCTAGAGAATTTGCCGGAAGATCTCCAGACAGACATTAGACGCCATCTCTTCAAATTTGCAAAAAAG GTTCGAATTTTTGCCCTGATGGATGAACCTATCTTAGATGCTATTCGTGAGAGACTTAAACAGAAGACATACATCAAAGGAAGTAGAATTTTGAGTCGGGGAAGTCTTGTAGAAAAGATGGTCTTTGTTGTGCGTGGAAAATTAGAGAGCATTGGAGAAGATGGAATTGGAGTTCCCTTATCTGAAGGAGATGCTTGTGGTGAAGAACTTCTCACATGGTATCTTGAGAATTCTTCTGTAAGCAAAG ATGGTAAAAAAGTAAGGCTTCCAGGACAGAGGTTGCTAAGCAACAGAACTGTGAGATGCTTAACAAATGTGGAGGCATTTTCACTCCATGCTGCAGACCTTGAAGAAGTAACATTTCTTTTCACAAGATTCTTGCGGAGCCCTCAGGTCCAAGGAGCTCTAAG GTATGAATCACCTTACTGGAGATCCCTTGCAGCAAACAGAATTCAGGTTGCATGGAGATACAGGAAGAAACGTCTAGGTCGTGCTCGTGCTAATATCTCACAATCAGATCAAACACCGAAGTCGTAG